In the genome of Patagioenas fasciata isolate bPatFas1 chromosome 12, bPatFas1.hap1, whole genome shotgun sequence, one region contains:
- the LOC136113556 gene encoding olfactory receptor 6E1-like: MFLSQHDELKFNMGPENGTAITEFVLEGFSGLDQRLQLLLSLFFLLIYLTTVMGNTTIIFLVYADHRLQTPMYFFIANLAFLEIWFTSSTSIKLVVILGSGKRTISLSSCFAQSYFYFSLGCTEFVLLVVMSFDRYVAICQPLRYAAIMKPQLCIHLVVAAWVTGFTLLSYRLVILSQLTFCGSNEIHHFFCDNSPLFKLSCSDTSLLWKIDSVFLSFVVLSSLCSTLAFYMCILFCILHLPAASGRKKAFTTCSSHLTTLAIVYGSCVILYACPSEYVSLETNSMVALLNTVLYPFLNPFIYGLRNKTVILALNEAIACTTTQIFP; this comes from the coding sequence ACATGGGACCAGAAAATGGAACTGCAATTACTGAGTTTGTCCTTGAGGGTTTCTCAGGGCTTGATCAAAGACTACAGCTCTTactctctctgttctttctgctcATATACCTGACAACAGTGATGGGGAACACTACCATAATTTTCCTCGTATATGCAGATCACCGCCTACAAACGCCCATGTACTTTTTCATTGCCAATCTGGCCTTCCTAGAAATCTGGTTTACATCCTCCACAAGCATAAAATTGGTTGTGATCCTGGGTTCTGGTAAGAGAACAATCTCACTAAGCAGCTGCTTTGCCCAATCCTATTTCTAtttttccctgggctgtacagagtTTGTTCTGCTAGTTGTCATGTCCtttgaccgctatgttgccatctgccaaCCTTTGCGTTATGCTGCCATCATGAAGCCTCAGCTCTGCATCCACCTGGTTGTTGCTGCTTGGGTCACAGGCTTCACACTCTTGAGTTACCGCCTGGTCATCCTCTCCCAGCTGACTTTCTGTGGCTCAAATGAGATCCATCACTTTTTCTGTGACAACTCCCCCTTATTCAAACTGTCCTGCTCTGACACCAGCTTGCTCTGGAAAATAGACTCTGTTTTCTTATCATTTGTCGTTCTGAGTTCCTTATGTTCAACTCTGGCATTTTACATGTGCATCCTCTTCTGCATTCTACATCTTCCAGCAgcctctgggaggaaaaaagcttttaccACGTGTTCTTCCCATCTCACCACTTTGGCCATTGTATATGGGAGCTGTGTTATTCTCTATGCATGTCCTTCAGAATATGTTTCCTTGGAGACTAACAGCATGGTAGCGTTGCTGAACACTGTTCTGTACCCATTCTTAAATCCATTCATCTATGGTCTCAGAAACAAGACTGTGATACTGGCCCTGAATGAAGCCATTGCCTGTACAACAACACAGATTTTCCCCTAA
- the LOC139828983 gene encoding olfactory receptor 14J1-like: MFNSSSITQFLLLAFADTWELQLLHFWLFLGIYLAALLGNGLIITTIAWDQHLHTPMYFFLLNLSLLDMGTISSIVPKSMANSLWDTRVISYAGCAAQLFLFFFLASAEYSLLTVMSYDRYVAICKPLHYGTLLGSRACVHMAAAAWATGFLNALLHTANTFSLPLCKGNVLDQFFCEIPQILKLSCSRSSLKEVRLLVLSISVVFGCFVFIVLSYVQIFRAVLRIPSEQGRHKAFSTCLPHLAVVSLFVSTAMFAYLKPPSISSPSLDLVVSVLYSLVSPAVNPLIYSMRNKELKESIRKLLIVCFSKAVTN; this comes from the coding sequence atgttcaacagcagctccatcacccagttcctccttttggcattcgcagacacatgggagctgcagctcttgcacttctggctcttcctgggcatctacctggctgccctcctgggcaacggcctcatcatcaccaccatagcctgggaccagcacctccacacccccatgtacttcttcctgctcaacctctccctcctcgatatgggcaccatctccagcattgtccccaagtccatggccaactctctgtgggataccagggtcatttcctatgcagggtgtgctgcacaactctttctttttttctttttagcttcagcagaatattctctcctcacagtcatgtcctacgaccgctacgttgccatctgcaaacccctgcactacgggaccctcctgggcagcagagcttgtgtccacatggcagcagctgcctgggccactgggtttctcaatgctctgctgcacacggccaatacattttcactgccactgtgcaagggcaatgtcctggaccagttcttctgtgaaatcccccagatcctcaagctctcctgctcacgctCCTCCCTAAAGGAAGTCAGGCTTCTCGTGCTTAGTATATCAGtagtatttgggtgttttgtgttcattgtgctgtcctatgtgcagatcttcagggccgtgctgaggatcccctctgagcagggacggcacaaagccttttccacctgcctccctcacctggccgtggtctccctgtttgtgagcactgccatgtttgcctacctgaagcccccctccatctcttccccatccctggatctggtggtttctgttttgtactcactggtgtctccagcagtgaaccccctcatctacagcatgaggaacaaggaactcaaggagtctataaggaaactgttgattgtttgcttttcaaaagcagtaacgaactga